A stretch of Lathyrus oleraceus cultivar Zhongwan6 chromosome 6, CAAS_Psat_ZW6_1.0, whole genome shotgun sequence DNA encodes these proteins:
- the LOC127091057 gene encoding probable receptor-like protein kinase At1g11050, translating into MDNNNQQFMFLPFLLFFTLFIATTPSASSSASCPIDLSYVETFPWDTSTCRDPIDTHHCCQSLLSLIGIGLAKHLKETQLFQFPNENISSACLQDFKLKLSSLKIQPLLVPTCFPNSTQFVTNTSSCAGISNITDWKQKVGMITPLDTSCNGDMKSETTCSMCTDAGFKVTSQLTDIDPKNSTKCFYFSILYAIGIVNQFGPTDPAAAACILGMPLSSKGSSESNNGKILKLVFGLLGAIVGVVLAFVLIIMYKKWDKMRRENLYHRSVENSVRDSVLPNTGAKWFHISELEKATNKFSLKNKIGQGGDGVVYKGTLSDGTLVAVKEIFDLETRGDEEFCYEVEIISKIKHRYLLALRGCCVTSHSVRGKRRFLVYDYMPNGSLSYQLSVNGANKLTWPQRKNIILDVAKGLAYLHYEIKPPIFHRDIKATNILLDSKMKAKVADFGLAKQGNEGQSHLTTRVAGTYGYLAPEYALYGQLTEKSDVYSFGIVILEVMSGRKVLDTMNSPVVLITDWAWSHAKSGKVDEIFDESIRDEGPEKIMERFVLVGILCAHAMVALRPTIAEALKMLEGDIDIPNLPDRPVPLGHESFQSSLLNGMQQSGRSTPFTSFYSSTMSTISRN; encoded by the coding sequence ATGGATAATAATAACCAACAATTCATGTTCCTTCCCTTTCTCCTCTTCTTCACCCTTTTCATAGCTACTACTCCTTCTGCTTCTTCTTCTGCATCATGTCCTATAGATCTCAGCTATGTTGAAACCTTTCCATGGGACACATCAACCTGCAGAGACCCAATTGACACACACCACTGTTGTCAATCACTTCTTAGTCTCATTGGTATAGGCCTTGCAAAACACCTCAAAGAAACTCAACTCTTTCAATTCCCAAATGAAAACATTTCCTCAGCATGTTTACAAGATTTCAAACTCAAGCTTTCATCCTTAAAAATCCAACCTTTGTTAGTCCCTACTTGTTTCCCAAACTCTACTCAGTTTGTCACCAACACATCAAGCTGTGCAGGTATCTCAAACATCACAGATTGGAAACAAAAAGTTGGTATGATTACTCCTTTAGATACTTCTTGTAATGGTGATATGAAATCTGAAACCACTTGTAGCATGTGTACTGATGCTGGTTTCAAAGTAACTTCTCAGCTTACAgatattgatccaaaaaattcAACTAAGTGTTTTTACTTTTCAATTTTGTATGCTATTGGTATTGTGAATCAGTTTGGTCCTACAGATCCTGCTGCAGCTGCTTGTATACTTGGTATGCCACTTTCATCAAAAGGGTCATCAGAATCAAACAATGGAAAAATTCTGAAACTTGTTTTTGGTTTATTGGGTGCTATTGTTGGTGTTGTTCTTGCTTTTGTGTTGATTATTATGTATAAAAAATGGGATAAGATGAGAAGGGAAAATCTTTATCACAGGTCAGTTGAAAACAGTGTTAGAGACAGTGTTTTGCCTAATACAGGAGCTAAATGGTTTCACATATCAGAACTTGAAAAAGCTACAAACAAGTTttcattgaagaataagattgGTCAAGGTGGCGATGGTGTTGTGTACAAAGGAACACTTTCAGATGGAACTTTGGTAGCAGTGAAAGAAATATttgatttggaaactagaggaGATGAAGAGTTTTGTTATGAAGTTGAGATTATAAGCAAAATCAAGCATAGGTATCTTCTTGCTTTAAGAGGTTGTTGTGTTACAAGTCATAGTGTAAGAGGTAAAAGAAGGTTTTTGGTTTATGATTATATGCCGAATGGAAGTTTAAGTTATCAGCTATCAGTTAACGGTGCTAATAAGCTAACTTGGCCACAAAGGAAGAATATTATACTTGATGTAGCTAAAGGGCTAGCTTATCTGCATTACGAAATCAAGCCGCCGATTTTTCATCGCGATATCAAGGCGACGAATATACTTTTGGACTCGAAAATGAAAGCGAAGGTCGCTGATTTCGGATTAGCGAAACAAGGTAATGAAGGACAGTCTCATCTAACAACAAGAGTGGCAGGAACATATGGTTATTTAGCACCTGAGTATGCATTATATGGACAACTAACAGAAAAAAGTGATGTTTATAGTTTTGGTATAGTGATACTTGAGGTAATGAGTGGTAGAAAAGTGCTTGATACAATGAATTCACCTGTTGTTTTGATAACTGATTGGGCTTGGTCACATGCAAAATCAGGAAAAGTTGATGAAATATTTGATGAATCAATTAGAGATGAAGGGCCAGAGAAAATCATGGAAAGGTTTGTGCTTGTTGGAATTCTTTGTGCTCATGCAATGGTTGCATTGAGGCCTACTATTGCTGAGGCACTTAAGATGTTGGAAGGTGATATTGATATTCCTAATTTGCCTGATAGGCCTGTGCCACTTGGTCATGAATCTTTTCAATCTTCTCTTTTGAATGGTATGCAACAAAGTGGAAGATCAACACCTTTTACTTCATTTTATTCTTCAACTATGAGTACAATTAGTAGAAATTGA